In Miscanthus floridulus cultivar M001 chromosome 8, ASM1932011v1, whole genome shotgun sequence, the sequence ttcCCCTAGCAGAGGTACGCTCGCTGCCCTTCCTTCCTTCCCATCCCGCCCTGGCTATGGTTGCTTCTTGCGTCCCTGACTGACTCTGATTGATTTGACTGATTGGGGGTGGGGTgggtgccgtccgtccctccttcCCCCATCACTTCCTCCAACGTTGGTTTCTTTCTTTCTCGCGTTTCTTGTTTGTTCATCTGTCGAtgcaatgccgccgccgccgccgcccgtcaCTTTCTTCATCTGCTCTGTACCTCTGTTCCCTTTTTCTTGACGCATTTAATGGCCTCCCTCCGCTCCACGTTCAGCGCCTAGCAGATGTCCGATGTCGATGTGCGTGCTGCTCGTAGCCTGCCTGCCGTGCCTACCTCCTGTGATTCCGGTGTGATCCACTTCCTTTCCTTTCCAAGGGGAGGGGAGAAAGCGGGGAGGCGCTCGTGATTCCGCCACCTGTTCCGATCCAGGTTGCAGCTAGCCAGCGCTTTTCTTGCTAATCTTATTAATCTCCTGTTCCGGCCTGGCCCCTCGTGGAGCCACGCCCACATTCGTCCCCCACCCCCGTCTCCTTTCCTGCCAAACGCTGGCGCCTCTCTGTGATCTTTGGGGCCTTGTTCATAGTGCTGTGCCGGGTGCCCTTTGCTGCTTCTTCTTCGCTGATGCAATGGGCCGGGTGCTGGATCTGTGCGGTGGTTCGGGCTTCCTCTAGGTGCGGCTGCTTGCTTGCGCCTATCTCCTTGCTCCCTGCCCGCAAATCTTGCGTGCAGCTGCAGCAGCTTGTTATTTGAGCGTTTCTATGAATGCTTTAGGTTTCCCAGTTCTCACCCGGTGGGTGGGCTGCTAGTCTCTCCCAGCAATTTTGTGGTGTTTGATATGTGTTCCTGTGTCCGCTGTTAAATTCAAATTCCTGTACAGTTACCAGTTCTTTGTCAACAACTCTGCTTTTAAGACGGCTCTTATCAGTATACTACCTGCTGATATAAATTCTGTTCTTTGTTCTTCATTGTTTCTGTAGATGCCAAGGAACTCAATTGAGAAGTGACCAGTCTTGCTAGATTTTGTATAAAGTGAAGTTAAAATTGGATCTTCACTCGTCTGATTGATCTGCACTGCTGGAACTCCTTGTGACCAGACCGTGGAGGCTGCCAAGCACAACGTGCCTGGGCACCAGGCTACTAAACCAGCGGCTGCGGATCCAGTTCTTGCAAAGGAGGAGAAGAAAGCAATGGACGGGGCGCCGGAGCTTGCTGCCGCTAAGAATGTCTTGGAGGAACAAAAGGCCTCCCATCGGCGGCAAGAGTCTTCTGCGTCAATGCTGGACAAGGGTCCTTCCAGTGTTTGCTCAGACTGCGGTGTCCTGGACGAGCCGCCAACCCCGCACGGCGATTCTGGGGAAGTGAAGGATATCCAGAGCTTGGACTGCAGTGGTGGTAATCAGGAGAAGAATACGTCGCAGAAGAGCAGCATGAGTGAGAGCTTTGCTTCTGCCAAGGCCAGCGATGGGGCCAACAGCCTGAGGAAGACCAGCGGCAGTGCTAAGATCAGCGACCGGGCTGATTTTCCAGAGAGTGGAAAGAGTAGCATGTGCCGCCCGAGCGCGGGCAGCAACATCAGCGATGAGAGCTCGTGCAGCAGCATGAGCAGCAGCACGACGAAGCCGCACAAGGGGAGTGATTCTAGGTGGGAAGCCATCCGAGTGATAAGGTCGAGGGATGGCATCTTGGGTTTGAGCCACTTTAGGCTGCTTAAGAAGCTGGGCTGTGGTGATATTGGCAGCGTGTACCTCTCTGAATTGAATGGCACGAAGAGTTACTTTGCCATGAAGGTCATGGACAAAGGGTCATTGGCGAGCCGGAAGAAGCTTCTTCGAGCGCAGACAGAGCGGGAGATACTGCAATCTTTGGACCATCCGTTTCTTCCTACACTGTATACCCACTTCGAGACAGATAAATTCTCATGTTTGGTGATGGAGTTCTGTCCAGGAGGGGACCTGCACACCCTTCGACAAAGGCAGCCTGGAAAATACTTTTCAGAGCAAGCAGCCAAGTATGTTTCAACTCTTAAAATTACAGTACTTGTATATATATTGCAAATATTAATTTTCTTTTGAAGTTTACTAGTCCTATATTGATTATTTTTCTTTGCTGCTTCCATTTTCTCCTTTTCTGTTAGTACTGTCCAGTGTAGTAGCTTGATCATATTTAATTATCCTGGCATTCGCCTCTGAATGTATCCCTTACTTGGAGCTTGTATTGTAGTATATTTTTACTGTTACATATAATCCAACACCTCAGATCATACTACAAATATGCTCATAGTCATTTCTTCAAGGTTCTATGTAGCTGAAGTTCTCCTCGCACTGGAGTACCTGCATATGCTTGGGATTATATACCGTGATCTGAAGCCGGAGAACGTCCTTGTTCGGGAGGATGGGCACATCATGCTCTCTGATTTTGACCTCTCACTTCGTTGTGACGTAAGCCCTACTGTTGTCAAGTCTGCCAACCCTGGACCAGATGCGCTGCAGAGGAGCAACCAAGCATACTGTGTGCAGCCTGCTTGTATCGAGCCATCCTGCATCCAGCCCGCGTGTGTTGCTCCGACTACTTGCTTTGGTCCCCGTTTTTTCTCCTCCAAATCCAAgtccaagaaggagaagaagccaAAGCCGAAGCCTGAGATTGTCAACCAAGTTAGCCCACTGCCCGAGCTCATTGCGGAGCCGACCGATGCTCGCTCTATGTCATTTGTTGGCACCCATGAGTACTTGGCACCAGAAATAATCAAGGGAGAAGGCCATGGCAGTGCTGTGGATTGGTGGACCTTTGGTATATTCCTTTACGAGCTCCTATTTGGTAAGACCCCTTTCAAGGGGTCAGGAAACCGGGCTACACTCTTCAACGTTGTTGGTCAGCCCCTGCGGTTCCCAGAGTCTCCAATTGTGAGTTTCTCAGCTAGGGACTTGATAAGAGGATTGCTGGTCAAAGACCCGCAGCATCGTCTTGGCTACAAACGAGGGACTACAGAGATCAAGCAGCACCCGTTCTTTGAGGGCATGAATTGGGCGTTGATACGGTGTGCAAGCCCTCCAGATGTACCAAAGCCTGTTGAGCTGGATCGCCCACCGAAGCCGGCCCCAGCTAATGATAGGGTTGCTCCAGCCGCCAACCAGAAGGGCCCAGATAACTTTCTGGAGTTTGAattcttctagagttgttttccTTTCAGTTTTGTAATGTGGGTCGGTGCATGCAAGCTGGTGTATGAAAGGAGGAAGATCAGTTCGGAGGCGTATACTGTGATGACTGGTGATGCTCTGTTGTAAGCTGTAGCTCTATCTCAAGTAGCTCTTGTTCTTTTTCCCTCACCGTTGAACTGCTAATGACCCAATTTATACCGGGTCAATGTTGCAATTTTTTAGAAAATCTTGTGGTGCTTAAAGAACACAGGGGAATACTTTCACCCTGGCATTGTAAATCCTGTTTGATTTGGCATATCAATTGCAACTGAATTTCTTTTCTTGAGCTTGTCTGATACTACATAGACACTTGATAGTTCTTGTTTCTTGTAATCTTTTATGTGAAATCCAAATCATGCATGTCTGGTTGCTGCAGTCTATTGGCTGGAATGAGAGAGAGCTGCGATTATAACCAGCATCTGAACTCAACGATTTGATTGGTCTATTTCCATGTGTTCGATTGATGCAGATGGTATCTGTGTGAGAAATAGAGCATGTATAAAACTGGGAAGGAAAATGGCACAGACGTTTTTTTTTTTAGAAGATGCTCAGGTGTACCGATGAACAGATCCAAAGTTAGCAGCTATGTTGAACAAGGTGGTGACGAACCAACTCTGTACAAGAATCCGCAAACTGGAAACACCGTAACTTTGTTATTATGAAACTCGAGCGCAAGCGGGGCAAGTAATGCTGTTCAAGAAAAATTCTCT encodes:
- the LOC136476739 gene encoding serine/threonine-protein kinase D6PK-like — translated: MDGAPELAAAKNVLEEQKASHRRQESSASMLDKGPSSVCSDCGVLDEPPTPHGDSGEVKDIQSLDCSGGNQEKNTSQKSSMSESFASAKASDGANSLRKTSGSAKISDRADFPESGKSSMCRPSAGSNISDESSCSSMSSSTTKPHKGSDSRWEAIRVIRSRDGILGLSHFRLLKKLGCGDIGSVYLSELNGTKSYFAMKVMDKGSLASRKKLLRAQTEREILQSLDHPFLPTLYTHFETDKFSCLVMEFCPGGDLHTLRQRQPGKYFSEQAAKFYVAEVLLALEYLHMLGIIYRDLKPENVLVREDGHIMLSDFDLSLRCDVSPTVVKSANPGPDALQRSNQAYCVQPACIEPSCIQPACVAPTTCFGPRFFSSKSKSKKEKKPKPKPEIVNQVSPLPELIAEPTDARSMSFVGTHEYLAPEIIKGEGHGSAVDWWTFGIFLYELLFGKTPFKGSGNRATLFNVVGQPLRFPESPIVSFSARDLIRGLLVKDPQHRLGYKRGTTEIKQHPFFEGMNWALIRCASPPDVPKPVELDRPPKPAPANDRVAPAANQKGPDNFLEFEFF